The genomic stretch CTTTCGAGATTTTGCCATGAAAGGCAATGTGATTGACCTGGCAATAGCCGTCGTCATTGGAGGTGCCTTTGGAAAAATCGTGAGTTCACTGGTCAATGATGTGTTGATGCCCCTGCTGGGTTTGGTTACCGGCGGCATGAATTTCAGCGATAAAAAGATTGTGCTGCAGCAGGCCCAGGTAGATGCCACCGGCAAAATCCTGAAACCCGCTAATAC from Thermoflavifilum aggregans encodes the following:
- the mscL gene encoding large-conductance mechanosensitive channel protein MscL; amino-acid sequence: MSFWKDFRDFAMKGNVIDLAIAVVIGGAFGKIVSSLVNDVLMPLLGLVTGGMNFSDKKIVLQQAQVDATGKILKPANTLNYGSFIQSVIDFLIIAFCIFLAIRALQRFNRRQKQEAAAAPPAPSNEEKLLAEIRDLLKSRS